From the Lactobacillus johnsonii genome, the window GTTCACCATCACCCATTAAAACAAAAGTACGTTTCTTTAAATGATCCATTTTTGCAGCTAAAGCAACGCCAACGCCTAAACCAAGTCCATGACCAAGAGAGCCTGTATGAAATTCCATTCCTTTTACATCAGTAGTTGGATGACCAATGTAGGGACTATTAAAAGTGGAGTACCGTCTATCTAAATCTTCTTGATCAATATATCCTTTGTCAGCAAGAATTTCGTACCAAATTTCTACTGCATGTCCTTTACTTTGAATATAGGTATCAGAGTTTTTGTCTTCAAAAGTATCGGGAGTTTGGTTGAGAACGCCATAATAGAGAGCAACTAAAATATCAGTACATGATAGGTCTGAACCTGTGTGACCGTTATGATGACGATAGATTAGTTGCCATGTTCTTTTCCTTAATTGAATGGCTTTTTTCTTTAAACTTAAACTATCCATTAGAAACACCTCAATTTGTTTATTATCTTGTAAATGCTTACAAAATGAGGGTATCATGTTTATAGTTAACATAGATTAATTATTTAATTAGTTTAGTTTAGATTAGTAAATTTATTTAAGAAAGAAATAAAAAATGAAATTAAAGATAAGTGATATTGCAGAAAAAGCAGGTGTATCAAAAGCGGCTGTCTCTTTTGCACTAAATGGAAAAGCAGGAGTAAGTGAAAAAACGAGGAAGCATATTTTTAAAGTAATAGAAGAAATGGGCTATGAACCACTAAGAAAGCATAAAAAGGGCGGTGTGAGAAAATTAACTAGCATTAGCTTAGTAATTATTAAGACTACTACAGGGTTAATGAATCGAAGTTATGCAAGTTTACCGTTTTTTGATTCATTAGTATCTAATCTTTCTCAAAATGTTGGTGGATCTGGTGGACAAGTTCAAATTGTTACTTTAAATATTCGAAATTTGAAACAAGACATCGAAAATAGTACTGCTCTAAAGAAAAGTAAGGCGGCGATTGTTCTAGCAACAGATTTAAATAAAAAACAAATTCTATTCTTAGATTCTAAAATTAAGAATGCTATCTTTATTGAT encodes:
- a CDS encoding transketolase, which codes for MDSLSLKKKAIQLRKRTWQLIYRHHNGHTGSDLSCTDILVALYYGVLNQTPDTFEDKNSDTYIQSKGHAVEIWYEILADKGYIDQEDLDRRYSTFNSPYIGHPTTDVKGMEFHTGSLGHGLGLGVGVALAAKMDHLKKRTFVLMGDGEQAEGSVWEAAMAASNYSLDNLTAIIDHNDLQITGTTDSVMRSNPLSNKYEAFGWDAIEVNGNNIDALVDVLNKPNNTGKPRVIIANTVKGKGITVAENRADWHHKIPTKEEYQEGLQELDTQLEGLNND